A section of the Enterobacter sp. C2 genome encodes:
- the glsB gene encoding glutaminase B — translation MATVINNDMLESILTQVRPLIGQGKVADYIPALASVEANKLAIAVSTIDGRHFQAGDADERFSIQSISKVLSLVVAMDHYQEEEIWQRVGKDPSGHPFNSLLQLEIEQGKPRNPFINAGALVVCDMLQSRLSAPRQRMLEVVRQLSDVSDITYDSRVARSEFDHSARNAAIAWLMKSFGNFHNDVATVLQNYFHYCALKMSCVELAKTFLFLADEGRTPHLTRSVISPLQSRQVNALMATSGMYQSAGEFAWRVGLPAKSGVGGGIVAIVPHEMAICVWSPELDEAGNSLAGIAMLEALSRQLGRSVY, via the coding sequence GTGGCGACGGTCATTAATAATGACATGCTAGAGTCTATTTTGACTCAGGTCCGGCCTTTAATCGGCCAGGGGAAGGTAGCCGACTACATTCCAGCGCTGGCATCGGTCGAGGCGAACAAGCTGGCGATTGCGGTGAGTACCATCGATGGCCGCCACTTTCAGGCCGGTGACGCCGACGAGCGCTTCTCTATTCAGTCTATCTCGAAGGTACTGAGCCTGGTGGTGGCGATGGATCACTATCAGGAGGAGGAGATTTGGCAGCGCGTAGGTAAAGATCCCTCCGGCCACCCGTTTAATTCGCTGTTGCAGCTCGAAATTGAGCAGGGCAAGCCGCGAAACCCCTTTATCAACGCCGGTGCGCTGGTGGTATGCGATATGCTGCAAAGCCGTCTCAGCGCCCCGCGCCAGCGGATGCTGGAGGTGGTTCGCCAGCTGAGCGATGTCAGCGATATCACCTACGACAGCCGTGTGGCGCGGTCTGAGTTCGATCACTCGGCGCGTAACGCGGCCATCGCCTGGCTCATGAAATCCTTTGGTAACTTCCACAATGACGTAGCGACGGTGCTGCAGAACTATTTCCACTACTGCGCCCTAAAGATGAGCTGCGTCGAGCTGGCAAAGACTTTCCTGTTTCTCGCGGACGAGGGGCGAACGCCCCATCTCACCCGGTCGGTTATCTCCCCGTTGCAGTCGCGGCAGGTTAATGCTCTGATGGCTACCAGCGGCATGTATCAGAGCGCGGGAGAGTTTGCCTGGCGCGTGGGCCTGCCGGCGAAGTCCGGGGTCGGAGGGGGTATTGTGGCGATTGTGCCCCATGAGATGGCCATCTGCGTCTGGAGCCCGGAGCTTGATGAGGCAGGCAACTCGCTGGCGGGTATTGCTATGCTTGAAGCACTCAGCCGTCAGCTGGGACGTTCGGTTTACTGA
- a CDS encoding sensor domain-containing diguanylate cyclase, translated as MLAPLNIAFRPFHKERPWRNAVMIFLLTTLFYSIGAMLRLVEELSLFWPLNAVMAGVFARYTWLNRLHNYAICYVAMLVYDAMTTTWGATSLVINLSNMVFILTVALLIVRDKKRPERRTLPINALRIFNYCLLGALGCALVGAFASVGIDELSFWPLYADWFSEQFSTGVLILPCVLTLTWPRWVMPFRVEHLLPIAALVTSLVASVAIGGAGSLLFPLPALIWCAVRYSLLTTALLTFLTGALEIILVANGTINIFVASPLQMPRMFSARLGIATMAICPIIVCVSVNAINTLMKQVSLRADFDFLTRVYSRSGLYEALGRERRTEARHLTVMLLDIDYFKNINDSYGHECGDRVLTTFAQKIQQTVGDSGIVARMGGEEFAVVATTQDPHQGFMLAERIRRAVEAHPFRWQQQTLFLTVSIGVSSGTAQSWELTERFNKLLAEADEYLYQSKKAGRNRTSAREGQGLTESVTNEAEQQGV; from the coding sequence ATGCTTGCACCACTGAACATCGCGTTTCGTCCGTTCCATAAAGAGAGGCCCTGGCGTAACGCGGTCATGATCTTTCTGCTGACTACGCTCTTCTACTCTATTGGCGCAATGCTCAGGCTGGTGGAGGAGCTCTCCCTGTTCTGGCCGTTAAACGCGGTGATGGCCGGTGTTTTTGCGCGTTATACCTGGCTAAACCGACTGCATAACTACGCCATCTGCTACGTGGCGATGCTGGTTTACGATGCCATGACCACTACGTGGGGAGCCACCTCGCTGGTGATCAACCTGTCGAACATGGTGTTTATTCTCACCGTGGCGCTGCTAATTGTGCGGGATAAAAAAAGGCCTGAGAGGCGCACTTTACCGATTAACGCCCTGCGGATCTTTAATTACTGTCTGCTGGGAGCGCTGGGCTGTGCGCTGGTCGGAGCGTTTGCGTCGGTGGGGATAGACGAACTCAGCTTCTGGCCGCTCTATGCCGACTGGTTTAGCGAGCAATTTTCTACCGGCGTGCTGATCCTGCCCTGTGTACTCACCCTGACGTGGCCGCGTTGGGTCATGCCGTTTCGCGTTGAGCACCTGCTGCCGATTGCCGCTCTGGTGACGTCACTCGTTGCCTCGGTGGCGATCGGCGGGGCGGGCAGCCTTCTTTTCCCGCTCCCGGCGCTGATCTGGTGTGCGGTTCGCTATTCACTACTGACCACCGCGCTGCTGACCTTTTTGACCGGGGCGCTGGAAATTATCCTGGTCGCCAACGGCACGATAAACATCTTCGTCGCCAGCCCGCTGCAAATGCCGCGCATGTTCTCGGCGAGGCTGGGGATCGCCACCATGGCCATCTGCCCAATCATTGTTTGCGTCAGCGTTAACGCCATCAATACGCTGATGAAGCAGGTGTCGCTGCGCGCTGACTTTGATTTTCTGACCCGGGTCTACTCCCGCTCTGGTCTCTATGAAGCGCTGGGCCGCGAACGCAGGACCGAGGCGCGACATTTAACGGTTATGCTGCTGGATATCGATTACTTCAAAAACATTAATGACAGCTATGGTCATGAGTGCGGCGACAGAGTGTTAACGACGTTTGCGCAGAAGATACAGCAGACGGTCGGCGACAGTGGGATCGTTGCGCGGATGGGGGGCGAAGAGTTTGCCGTCGTCGCCACGACGCAGGATCCTCATCAGGGATTTATGCTGGCAGAGCGTATTCGGCGCGCCGTGGAAGCCCACCCGTTCCGCTGGCAGCAGCAGACGCTGTTCCTGACGGTCAGTATTGGCGTAAGCAGCGGCACAGCACAGTCATGGGAGCTCACGGAGCGCTTCAATAAGCTGCTGGCTGAGGCGGATGAGTATCTTTACCAGTCGAAAAAAGCGGGACGCAACCGCACCAGCGCGCGGGAAGGTCAGGGCCTTACGGAATCCGTCACCAATGAAGCGGAACAACAGGGTGTGTGA
- a CDS encoding sensor domain-containing diguanylate cyclase, producing MYLMRMLGTLLCFFPILSVLLEQHQPRWLIVLLAANAFIWPTCAFLRARRAQKPLTCEHHNLIVDGAAGGFWIAMMAVNPLPSVVIATILLADRLAAGGIALVRKAGATMLSVFAAAWLAQGMAFEPEVSQRTLLATLPLIAIYVLALSVLTDNIAKKLRHKSHELERIAMMDPLLDIANRRLLEKRIQHELEKLRDAVHASSLMFIDIDNFKEVNDRFGHKVGDTLLVTVSKILHVASRKTDTPARLGGDEFVILLPNTSPEEALVVATRIMDATAAMTVAQDTSFRCTLSIGIANATEDMETTTDWLKAADDALYRAKRAGKNRIYAH from the coding sequence ATGTATCTGATGCGTATGCTCGGAACGCTGCTCTGCTTTTTTCCTATCCTCTCTGTGCTGCTTGAGCAGCATCAACCGCGCTGGCTTATCGTGCTGCTGGCCGCTAACGCCTTTATCTGGCCGACCTGCGCATTTCTGCGCGCGCGTCGAGCGCAAAAGCCCCTTACGTGTGAACACCACAACCTGATTGTTGACGGGGCGGCAGGCGGTTTCTGGATCGCCATGATGGCGGTGAATCCGCTTCCCTCCGTGGTGATTGCCACCATTCTTCTCGCCGATCGCCTTGCGGCGGGCGGTATCGCGCTTGTGCGAAAGGCTGGCGCGACCATGCTGTCGGTATTTGCCGCCGCCTGGCTGGCGCAGGGGATGGCTTTTGAGCCTGAGGTCTCCCAGCGAACGCTGCTTGCCACGCTGCCGCTTATTGCTATCTACGTGCTGGCGTTGAGCGTGCTGACGGATAACATCGCCAAAAAGCTGCGCCACAAGAGCCATGAGCTGGAACGTATTGCGATGATGGATCCGCTGCTGGATATTGCCAATCGCCGCCTGCTGGAGAAGCGCATCCAGCATGAGCTAGAGAAACTACGCGACGCTGTCCACGCTTCATCTTTGATGTTTATCGATATCGATAACTTTAAAGAGGTGAATGACCGATTCGGTCATAAGGTGGGGGACACGCTGCTGGTGACGGTGTCTAAAATTTTGCACGTCGCCAGCCGAAAAACCGATACACCGGCGCGCCTTGGGGGCGATGAGTTTGTGATCCTGCTTCCGAATACGTCACCGGAAGAGGCATTGGTTGTCGCCACGCGTATTATGGATGCCACTGCCGCGATGACAGTCGCTCAGGATACTTCGTTTCGCTGTACGCTCAGCATCGGCATTGCCAACGCCACCGAAGATATGGAAACGACGACCGACTGGCTAAAAGCCGCTGACGACGCGCTCTATCGAGCTAAACGCGCGGGCAAGAACCGGATCTACGCCCACTGA
- a CDS encoding sensor domain-containing diguanylate cyclase, whose translation MKTPQLPENEQQRLASLNESGLLDSGTHERFDRLTRLAKRMFDVPIALISLVDSDTLHFKSCDGIPNGQVLRDISFCGHAILSPQPLVVLDAHQDERFVDNPLVVGPPHIRFYAGYPLQLPDGFRVGSFCLVAPESRGFTSDEIAVLKDFAAIVEDEFAAISAATTDDLTGLFNRRGFNNLGKYAITSARRRAEPLTLAWLDLDKFKYINDTFGHEEGDNALRAMANLLRDSFREADLLIRYGGDEFAILFSDTDEQGAWVAMQHLAEQADVFNLTSGKPWQLNFSWGVSEYDHDSNPDMTSWIASADEKMYAMKEKNEHKNG comes from the coding sequence ATGAAGACTCCTCAACTTCCTGAAAACGAGCAGCAGCGTCTGGCATCGCTTAACGAGTCCGGGCTGCTGGACTCTGGCACACATGAACGTTTTGACAGGCTTACCCGGCTGGCAAAACGGATGTTCGATGTCCCTATTGCGTTGATTAGCCTCGTTGATAGCGATACGCTGCACTTTAAGTCCTGCGACGGTATCCCCAACGGACAGGTGCTGCGTGACATCTCCTTTTGCGGCCATGCGATCCTCAGCCCTCAGCCGCTGGTCGTGCTGGACGCGCACCAGGACGAACGCTTTGTAGATAACCCACTCGTGGTCGGTCCGCCGCACATTCGTTTCTACGCGGGCTATCCGTTGCAGCTGCCGGACGGCTTCAGAGTCGGATCGTTTTGTCTCGTTGCGCCCGAGTCGCGTGGGTTTACCTCTGACGAGATCGCGGTACTGAAGGACTTTGCCGCCATCGTGGAGGATGAGTTTGCTGCCATTAGCGCGGCCACCACCGATGACCTTACCGGCCTGTTTAATCGCCGCGGGTTTAATAATCTTGGTAAATACGCTATCACCAGCGCTCGCCGCCGCGCCGAGCCGCTCACCCTCGCCTGGCTGGATCTCGATAAGTTTAAATATATTAATGACACCTTTGGTCACGAAGAGGGCGATAACGCCCTGCGGGCCATGGCCAACCTGCTGCGCGACAGCTTTCGTGAAGCCGATCTGCTGATCCGTTACGGCGGCGATGAGTTCGCCATTCTCTTCTCGGATACCGATGAGCAGGGCGCGTGGGTCGCGATGCAGCACCTTGCTGAGCAGGCCGACGTGTTCAATCTGACGAGTGGTAAACCGTGGCAGCTGAACTTCTCCTGGGGCGTGAGCGAATACGATCATGACAGCAATCCGGACATGACCAGTTGGATCGCCTCCGCCGATGAAAAGATGTATGCCATGAAAGAGAAAAACGAGCACAAAAACGGCTAG
- a CDS encoding tagaturonate reductase, whose product MNTINRRDFPGATYPERIIQFGEGNFLRAFVDWQIDLLNEHTDLNAGVVIVRPIKSDFPPSLSTQDGLYTTIIRGLNEQGEAVSDARLIRSVNREISVYDHYDEFLKLAQNPEIRFVFSNTTEAGISYHAGDKFDDAPAVSYPAKLTRLLFERFTHFNGAADKGWIIIPCELIDYNGDALRELVLRYASEWELPAAFVQWLNEANAFCSTLVDRIVTGYPRDEVAKLEAELGYRDGFLDTAEHFYLFVIQGPKSLASELRLDKFPLNVLIVDDIKPYKERKVAILNGAHTALVPVAFQAGLDTVGEAMNDSEICAFVEKAIYEEIIPVLDLPRDELESFASAVTGRFRNPYIKHQLLSISLNGMTKFRTRILPQLLAGQKAAGKLPARLTFALAALIAFYRGERNGESFPVQDDAHWIERFQQLWSQHRDRQISTSELVKAVLSVSDHWEQDLTQVSGLVEQVSLDLDAILLRGMREAVKPLC is encoded by the coding sequence GTGAACACGATAAACCGTCGCGATTTTCCCGGTGCCACCTATCCGGAACGTATCATTCAGTTTGGCGAAGGGAACTTCCTGCGCGCATTTGTCGACTGGCAGATCGATCTGCTTAATGAGCACACCGATCTTAACGCCGGTGTAGTTATCGTTCGTCCGATTAAGAGTGACTTCCCGCCCTCGTTGAGCACGCAGGATGGTCTCTACACCACTATCATTCGCGGCCTGAACGAGCAGGGCGAAGCGGTGAGCGATGCGCGTCTGATCCGTTCCGTAAACCGTGAAATCAGCGTCTATGACCACTACGATGAGTTCCTCAAGCTGGCGCAAAACCCTGAGATCCGCTTTGTGTTCTCAAACACCACCGAAGCGGGTATCAGCTACCACGCGGGTGATAAATTTGATGATGCGCCTGCCGTTAGCTACCCGGCGAAGCTGACCCGTCTGCTGTTCGAACGTTTTACTCACTTTAACGGCGCGGCGGATAAAGGCTGGATCATCATTCCGTGCGAGCTGATCGACTATAACGGCGACGCGCTGCGTGAGCTGGTGCTGCGCTATGCCAGCGAATGGGAATTGCCAGCCGCGTTTGTTCAGTGGCTGAACGAGGCCAACGCCTTCTGCTCAACCCTGGTTGACCGCATCGTAACCGGTTATCCGCGTGATGAAGTGGCGAAACTCGAAGCCGAACTGGGCTACCGTGATGGCTTCCTCGATACCGCAGAGCATTTTTATCTGTTTGTTATCCAGGGCCCGAAATCGCTGGCTTCCGAGCTGCGCCTCGACAAATTCCCGCTGAACGTGCTGATCGTGGATGACATCAAGCCCTATAAAGAGCGCAAGGTAGCTATCCTCAACGGAGCACACACGGCGTTAGTCCCGGTGGCATTCCAGGCGGGTCTGGATACCGTGGGCGAGGCGATGAACGACAGCGAAATCTGCGCCTTTGTTGAAAAAGCGATCTACGAAGAGATTATTCCAGTGCTGGATCTGCCTCGCGACGAGCTGGAGTCTTTTGCCAGCGCCGTAACGGGACGTTTCCGCAACCCCTACATCAAGCATCAGCTGCTCTCCATCTCCCTGAACGGCATGACTAAGTTCCGCACGCGTATTCTGCCGCAGCTGCTGGCAGGGCAGAAGGCGGCCGGTAAGCTGCCGGCGCGCCTGACCTTTGCTCTTGCTGCTCTGATTGCGTTCTATCGTGGCGAGCGTAACGGCGAAAGCTTCCCGGTCCAGGATGATGCTCACTGGATTGAACGTTTCCAGCAGCTGTGGAGCCAGCACCGCGATCGCCAGATTAGCACCAGCGAACTGGTGAAAGCCGTGCTTTCCGTTAGCGATCACTGGGAGCAGGACCTGACCCAGGTCAGCGGTTTGGTAGAGCAAGTCTCCCTGGATCTGGATGCCATTCTGTTGCGTGGCATGCGCGAGGCCGTTAAGCCGCTCTGCTAA
- a CDS encoding bestrophin family ion channel, producing the protein MIVRPHQHWLARIFVWHGSVLPKIYSRLLLNFMLSVAVILMLPWYSSLGFRLTVAPFSILGIAVAIFLGFRNNACYSRYTEARVLWGQLMIASRSLLREVKTTLPAGEGRHHFVLLLIAFAHCLRLTLRRKPLEGTLANYLSPSELVRVMKAHSPANQLLLMMGEWLAAQRGPNGLSDILYHSMNNRLNDISAVLSGCERIAFTPVPFAYSLILHRTVYLFCIMLPFALVVDLHYMTPFVSVLISYTFISLDTLAEELEDPFGVEDNDLPLDAICNAIEIDLLQMNDENVVPAKIVPDKYYQLT; encoded by the coding sequence ATGATTGTTCGTCCTCATCAGCACTGGCTTGCGCGTATCTTCGTCTGGCATGGCTCAGTGCTACCAAAAATTTACTCGCGTCTGCTGCTTAACTTTATGCTCTCCGTGGCGGTCATTCTGATGCTGCCCTGGTATAGCTCGCTAGGCTTTAGGCTTACCGTGGCACCATTTAGCATCCTCGGTATCGCCGTGGCTATCTTCCTGGGCTTTCGCAATAACGCCTGCTACAGCCGCTATACCGAAGCGCGGGTACTCTGGGGGCAGCTGATGATCGCCTCCCGCTCGCTGCTGCGCGAGGTCAAAACCACGCTGCCAGCGGGGGAAGGGCGTCACCACTTTGTACTGCTGCTGATTGCCTTCGCGCACTGCCTGCGTCTGACACTGCGACGCAAACCGCTGGAGGGAACGCTGGCGAACTATCTCTCGCCCAGCGAACTGGTGAGGGTGATGAAAGCCCACTCACCGGCTAACCAGCTTCTGTTGATGATGGGGGAGTGGCTGGCCGCCCAGCGCGGGCCGAACGGGCTGTCTGACATTCTCTATCACAGTATGAACAACCGACTGAACGATATCTCGGCGGTGCTCTCCGGCTGTGAGCGCATTGCCTTTACGCCGGTGCCGTTTGCCTATTCGCTCATTTTGCACCGCACGGTCTACCTGTTTTGTATTATGCTGCCCTTTGCGCTAGTTGTAGATTTGCACTACATGACGCCTTTCGTCTCGGTACTTATCTCCTATACTTTTATATCGCTGGATACCTTAGCCGAAGAGCTGGAAGATCCGTTTGGCGTGGAAGATAACGATTTACCGCTGGATGCCATCTGCAATGCGATTGAGATAGATCTGCTGCAGATGAATGATGAAAACGTTGTGCCCGCAAAAATAGTGCCTGATAAGTATTACCAGCTTACGTAA
- a CDS encoding methyl-accepting chemotaxis protein, with protein MKKFAQSTVLTKLLTGFSILIAMMLLLGVVAIYQLNASNQHIDKYRENRLPGVRYSLEMRGVLSEMRLQQIQYINSPTPQEREKHRLELLQNQDIFLNAQKHYTAIADALPDDMRALFGQVGENFTHFVDVNGKLVEAVNAERLDEAAKISGAVSAKYRTQLMKDLATLVDMEIAIGNKAGEASAQGYQRALYLLSGLLLLALIATGFIALFISRNLSRQLGGEPAYAVDIMQQIAAGKLNTDITLNANDHSSLLATIKFMNGRLAEIINGIIHGSESISLAASEIAMGNSDLSQRTEEQAASLVQTSANMQQITENVKSNAENAHKASELARQTSQTAVKGGKEVHDMLMRMHEISDSSQKIVDIIAVIEGIAFQTNILALNAAVEAARAGEQGKGFAVVAGEVRNLAQKSADAAKEIKTLIDGTVNKITEGSRYADTASRAMEEIVSSVNKVTGIVAEISSASNEQHQGIREIGVAIEQMDQVTQQNAALVEQAAVAANSMTEQSEHLRDSVRFFQLRMS; from the coding sequence GCAGTCTACGGTTTTAACCAAACTTTTAACCGGTTTTTCTATTCTGATCGCCATGATGCTACTGCTAGGCGTAGTGGCTATCTATCAGCTCAACGCCAGCAACCAGCACATCGATAAATATCGGGAAAATCGCCTGCCCGGCGTACGCTATTCGCTGGAGATGCGCGGCGTGCTGTCAGAGATGCGTTTGCAGCAGATCCAGTATATCAACTCGCCTACCCCTCAGGAGCGTGAAAAGCACCGTCTGGAGCTGTTGCAGAACCAGGATATCTTCCTCAATGCGCAGAAACACTACACCGCGATTGCCGATGCGCTGCCGGACGATATGCGGGCGCTGTTTGGCCAGGTGGGTGAGAACTTCACGCACTTTGTCGACGTCAATGGCAAACTGGTTGAGGCGGTAAATGCCGAACGACTTGATGAAGCCGCTAAAATCAGCGGTGCCGTCTCGGCGAAATACCGCACGCAGCTGATGAAGGATCTCGCTACGCTGGTGGATATGGAAATCGCTATCGGCAACAAGGCGGGTGAAGCGTCGGCGCAGGGATATCAGCGGGCGCTGTATCTGCTCTCGGGCCTGCTGCTGCTGGCCCTGATTGCAACCGGGTTCATTGCGCTGTTTATTTCGCGTAATCTCTCCCGTCAGCTGGGGGGCGAACCGGCCTATGCGGTAGATATTATGCAGCAGATCGCCGCTGGTAAGCTGAATACCGATATTACGCTTAACGCCAACGATCACAGCAGCCTGCTGGCCACCATCAAGTTTATGAATGGCAGGCTGGCAGAGATTATCAACGGTATCATTCATGGCAGCGAGTCTATCTCGCTGGCGGCCAGCGAAATTGCGATGGGCAACAGCGACCTTTCCCAGCGCACCGAAGAGCAGGCTGCCTCGCTGGTGCAGACCTCGGCCAATATGCAGCAGATCACCGAGAACGTGAAGAGCAACGCCGAGAATGCGCACAAGGCCAGCGAGCTGGCGCGTCAGACCTCGCAAACGGCGGTGAAAGGCGGTAAAGAGGTACACGATATGCTCATGCGCATGCATGAGATCTCTGACAGCTCACAAAAAATCGTCGACATCATTGCGGTGATTGAAGGTATCGCCTTCCAGACCAATATCCTGGCGCTAAACGCGGCGGTTGAGGCAGCTCGCGCGGGTGAGCAAGGTAAGGGCTTTGCCGTCGTGGCGGGTGAAGTGCGTAACCTGGCGCAGAAAAGCGCCGATGCGGCAAAAGAGATTAAAACCTTGATTGACGGCACGGTGAATAAAATCACCGAAGGCTCCCGCTATGCCGATACCGCTAGCCGGGCGATGGAAGAGATTGTCAGCTCGGTGAACAAAGTGACCGGTATTGTAGCAGAGATCTCCTCTGCATCGAACGAACAGCACCAGGGGATCCGGGAGATCGGCGTAGCCATTGAGCAGATGGATCAGGTTACTCAGCAGAACGCGGCGCTGGTAGAACAGGCCGCGGTTGCCGCGAACTCAATGACCGAACAGAGTGAGCATCTGCGTGACTCGGTGCGTTTCTTTCAGCTGCGGATGAGTTAA